In Daphnia magna isolate NIES linkage group LG7, ASM2063170v1.1, whole genome shotgun sequence, a single genomic region encodes these proteins:
- the LOC116927885 gene encoding uncharacterized protein LOC116927885 isoform X1 translates to MQFPTMLDEENATMSFNVPTPKSLNNNDEVTEQIRNWIQLDVGSKFHENAVKHIESVVKRQLSCLETTLVERQYVKVVLEMWLRKSLQNAVNYLNDQTIDFSVKMPKILKELNSINSFEGIGLKLKEGTCQLKDLSGEDRQYITLIIDQIDLFKNTPRFAALVGSYFQQFKAFCIGKVFSRCLDDIAKDQIDSKKNCEVILALNALLEVAGEDVRNQIILETNLVENDFTDLNNENGQELIHKMLEIFASCRDATENESLERLDRLKTEKAWAPKLQVLVKETCKTFLLPKTTIEVKDEYGRKIIFIKGAFVFVSKMIEEMKRLKEKYPELQEIQIVGLSSVHVDCHLENETWHGTNVGIVTDKIVVDYEVCRKCQQNNAQAKEETTMRNATSDVANNFSVCWDVSGVNGEPGQPGKSGGNVNIICNEIIDAERWKIISDGGKGGDGQNGSNGESKSDGRPRKWSKECFKKFFPSMSTFDNGEQTTDIAPEDTVKTVLTNLMDLLPVENRTYGKDIRPDYRGTFFIEGTAKDGSKISLSFYQSKTKRHTLIFCQGSNIGQGGYGGTIIFEFIAGKDSFAIESRVPVVGKDDRRPRAVRMGVYEAMGYDGEMGTPVGDVAFIHSLNTTKSSANQNLTGHYIGFENNVSLRMERNPTKPTRQQNDPENYYTKLSKEQYASIVYRRLPAYGQVQPLHSTVVNATKKKVIVRQSLAQHVFQVDERKQMLKCLQERLFSNWEKEKFADNVDLLVSQMRDKETQLHQLMSQCSRGLDNVGSVRFVKSAKTNWNLKSDMISVSDTSHSLSGRRSVGRRPVDFRKKPPVDVRCLDMLATMSGVNSAIHSIYGQMNSNGMYICDDVIIAWLRTSLATFIREKKNRAKVSGFIKQFVLRVRKSDVLDCPVANDVKVAYFKFRRTNSEKSEFNWQSATEFEDLYEEYAKFVEKPSNPVESAELEMLAIIDGLKTIHVYTDQSSSFKYKQSLKSVLPEDCVPVHYVLHKENGEFQRVEPNIIMKDFCMIYDDDLFECPPIQSKYFCEFLDSLEKHGANQQVIASMKRLNPANGDTPDKLFRLLLKHCRRNDENPDDSDVKLFVNLYSIDLCWLAEWIEEHNSRNLSPIFYLNIVKAGLPVDWIRDFLMLEICDRFTEDDSDVRTIRSIKDCVKDIVNGMPSLVPLLRKLIATSDSCSALQPQNLLRLLELIAKDLKQGDGITSQQLPELQLLPLSDWFYHLKSKRWERRINLLSISDLNTEKENKKLKKEAVYLLLELESQNDEDHCDKLLKEVKELKTAVILLQDALHSKATPSQEYDERNIDDIIEKMKIDVPQDNESDINKSYHTSLAAVEKNVKDSKSMSDQMKKSDEQEYKLSEERIKKLIKQWQKNGLELNDESVVDFVYVYDYAVQKTCTKKGDKQIFQLRDTQRVTIMALLLKSEKKITLTQVSTGEGKSLIVTGVAIAFALCRNKEKKNKKIDVITSNDVLAHRDSATSVADGGLRDLYEYFNVSVANNCSQWVDERALAYNAAVVYGQLANFQRDYLLDTFYGHNIRGDRTMDLIVIDEVDCMLLDRGNNVLYLSHDIPGMEMLESLYVFIWEKIRSSSIDSDKLAVQELVKSAVLHDLYGVISKDDLESISDFLKDKPSEKNALWDHLIETKVINSQGHLLIEGNIENIKFKPQMDPKIRFYLRSVAKRERNIQIPTHLMSFVELHIDTWINNAMKALELQRDEDYVVDQDRTDTSPDLNPQVIIIDKDTGIDQISSQWDGALHQFIQLKEGCKLTSQSLKASFVVNSIYIQTYVKVAGVSGTLGSKTEQLFMQNKYESCQFVIPTAFKKRFHLKPTQVFKSKAHWLHAIVKEARQIIPPGHKNKARSIVIFCQSIQNVNIVHSYLKNAVKSELNDNHIHCYTRDYEKFAFEGKSLEVGHVIIATNLAGRGTDIKISEQLKENGGLHICLTFLPKNERIEEQAMGRSARNGAPGSGVFLLYEESSSGKKWGSEKWFSMKEERHWKERLRISCLEDEFDSMEMDRSFFEELLDYYTELKRELKSQKREDQEIKTLSDSVLDKWALWLDQSGDPISMTCFYFVDFLGKFPAGLGLPEFKRTDTNWMTPIRSLAMAKHLAVQKSSQSQSTAVEILNRVIASKDGSLYPAAHYYLAFILFEEDFEDNKNKFIQILQTCETILNNHINMHLSFYRKVAHAAPEQTPSFCVVDAYKQQKNNMVKILEYFIGSVRALLGSHYCSASNLKEAGRDPPEKLGVVKMKMKEAETFIQKKIASHIPRFQKKRKPNDEPKRHKIHPEKADKLFQSLVKEEFITCQLNDIHTVPNRNAIIQEVADEYGIKNLLENLESVFGENLIEEQIETKLKKKNLIPCTRKAFWEKLKKAGALEAVKGGLCSKMKCVIMLESECNVEPSKPNSQKLDRDRRINIEDFKFGLDSFDEHNCLNVLYNPIYDSMSDLLKQKKIMFSKEYVKKQLGEEEYRRRKEKFESNQIAQLNLDKLDLDKLERVSLKFSDPLGKHDLERININSSGEQDGVWNALVDQKIIDSNGKLLPNFQKFSYPECPAYEKPVMRMIGRTFVAEIVKSQWLRLKADKNPNCLKAINLLPLKPYRDMLGDLMAAHVISGARVTENTKLIEEKTNALEDKDEGACVRKFLKNRQAVYAPKMKKYDVYLDLIEMDIRKIPNTENISTELHSFDLVGFNHVIDIKDREMSWKTYLRAIGAGAVGIASIGGGVFLIHEKLLSIGLSKNLLFMGGASDILYAITAILTRSNFTWADYTRQRLMSAIGKAEPMDMIKTIFKLYSSTENADFREAIQLAVGEERWKRQGRSQTDRDGEVPSGGTLERIGLKKHKTEFYFHSQLHYLLQDFGIFIHGKTKKCLAKNLNEIRERLTQFKHLPGLETSQHLVREKMNKFISDWATEGHKWVSEITTAMTSKLDEIHMVLQQTGEIPLTQEIADEGIREMEPIFHDYEVRIRLIRVTVTCISEFLSDLKNYDKPKVARAEDIGVKEAFKRFQERMLADIEAELERQVDKILDSLREKIHRVASNQVSNLANINSEIFTTFLQFT, encoded by the exons ATGCAGTTTCCTACGATGCTGGACGAGGAAAATGCCACTATGAGTTTTAACGTCCCAACACCCAAGTCGCTTAACAACAATGATGAAGTCACTGAGCAAATAAGAAATTGGATCCAACTGGACGTCGGTTCAAAATTTCACGAAAATGCCGTCAAACACATCGAGTCGGTTGTGAAGCGACAACTTTCCTGTTTGGAAACGACTTTAGTCGAAAGACAATACGTTAAAGTCGTATTAGAAATGTGGCTGAGAAAGAGTTTACAAAACGCTGTCAATTATCTAAATGATCAAACGATTGATTTCAGCGTGAAAATGCCCAAGATATTGAAAGAATTGAATTCCATCAATTCATTTGAAGGGATTGGACTCAAACTAAAGGAAGGGACATGCCAACTAAAAGATCTATCTGGCGAAGATCGTCAATATATAACATTAATAATCGATCAGATAGATCTTTTCAAAAACACACCTCGTTTCGCGGCCCTTGTCGGCAGCTATTTCCAGCAGTTTAAGGCATTTTGCATTGGCAAAGTCTTTTCCAGATGTCTAGATGACATAGCGAAAGATCAAATTGACAGCAAAAAAAACTGTGAAGTTATTCTTGCACTAAATGCACTCTTGGAGGTCGCTGGTGAAGACGTaagaaatcaaatcattttggaGACAAATTTGGTGGAAAATGATTTCACAGACCTCAATAACGAAAACGGACAAGAATTAATCCATAAAATGTTGGAAATCTTTGCAAGTTGCAGGGATGCAACTGAAAACGAATCCCTTGAACGGTTAGATCGATTGAAAACGGAAAAGGCATGGGCACCGAAATTGCAAGTTCTGGTCAAAGAGACGTGCAAGACATTCTTATTACCTAAAACTACGATCGAAGTCAAGGATGAGtatggaagaaaaataatattcaTTAAAGGCGCCTTTGTGTTTGTCAGCAAAATGATCGAAGAAATGAAGcgattaaaagaaaaatatccaGAGCTGCAAGAAATCCAGATTGTTGGGCTATCATCCGTTCACGTCGATTGCCACCTAGAGAACGAAACCTGGCACGGAACGAACGTGGGAATCGTTACGGATAAGATCGTTGTGGATTACGAAGTTTGCCGGAAATGCCAGCAAAATAACGCCCAAGCAAAAG AAGAAACTACCATGAGGAATGCGACCAGTGATGTTGCGAACAACTTCTCCGTCTGTTGGGATGTCTCTGGCGTAAACG GTGAACCTGGTCAACCGGGTAAGAGTGGCGGTAACGTTAACATAATTTGTAACGAGATAATCGACGCCGAACGATGGAAGATTATATCAGATGGAGGCAAAGGAGGTGACGGACAGAACGGAAGTAACGGGGAAAGCAAATCAGACGGAAGGCCTCGCAAGTGGTCCAAAGaatgtttcaaaaaatttttcccttccatGTCAACATTCGATAATGGAGAACAAACAACTGACATAGCTCCAGAAGATACAGTAAAAACGGTTCTAACGAACCTAATGGACCTGTTGCCAGTTGAAAATCGAACATATGGCAAAGATATCCGACCAGACTACCGAGGTACTTTTTTCATCGAAGGCACTGCGAAAGATGGCAGTAAGATCAGTTTGTCGTTCTATCAGTCAAAGACAAAACGACACACACTCATCTTCTGCCAAG GAAGCAACATCGGACAAGGTGGATACGGAGGCACCATCATTTTTGAATTCATCGCAGGAAAAGACTCGTTTGCAATAGAATCGAGGGTTCCAGTCGTCGGTAAGGACGATCGTCGACCAAGGGCTGTGCGAATGGGTGTCTACGAGGCAATGGGCTATGATGGCGAAATGGGAACACCTGTAGGTGACGTTGCGTTCATCCACAGCCTCAACACTACCAAGTCATCAGCAAACCAGAATCTAACAGGTCATTACATCGGCTTCGAAAATAATGTTAGCCTTCGGATGGAACGCAACCCTACGAAACCTACAAGGCAGCAAAACGATCCTGAGAATTACTACACAAAACTAAGCAAAGAGCAATATGCGTCGATTGTTTACCGTCGTTTACCCGCATACGGCCAAGTCCAGCCACTGCATTCGACAGTAGTAAATGCCACAAAAAAGAAGGTCATCGTTCGCCAAAGTCTTGCGCAGCACGTTTTTCAAGTGGACGAGCGGAAGCAGATGTTAAAATGCCTCCAAGAAAGATTATTCAGCAActgggagaaagaaaaatttgctGACAATGTCGACTTATTAGTCAGCCAAATGAGAGACAAGGAAACTCAGCTTCATCAGTTGATGTCGCAGTGCAGTCGGGGCCTCGACAACGTTGGATCAGTGAGATTCGTTAAGTCCGCAAAAACAAACTGGAATCTGAAATCGGATATGATTAGCGTTTCAGACACCTCGCATTCTTTAAGCGGTCGACGATCAGTTGGACGTCGTCCGGTCGATTTCCGGAAAAAACCACCGGTCGACGTCAGGTGCCTTGATATGCTGGCAACAATGAGCGGCGTCAATAGCGCTATACACAGCATTTACGGTCAGATGAATTCTAATGGGATGTATATTTGCGACGACGTGATTATAGCGTGGCTTCGCACTTCTCTCGCTACATTCATccgcgaaaagaaaaatagggCTAAAGTTTCGGGTTTCATCAAGCAGTTTGTACTACGTGTACGAAAGAGTGATGTACTAGATTGTCCCGTCGCCAATGATGTGAAAGTTGCATATTTCAAGTTCCGACGGACGAACAGCGAGAAAAGTGAATTCAACTGGCAGAGTGCAACAGAATTTGAGGACTTATATGAGGAATACGCTAAATTTGTTGAGAAGCCATCAAACCCAGTGGAATCAGCCGAATTGGAAATGCTAGCAATCATCGATGGTTTGAAGACCATCCATGTTTACACCGATCAATCATCATCGTTCAAGTACAAGCAATCCTTAAAATCTGTGTTGCCTGAAGACTGTGTTCCCGTTCACTACGTTCTTcacaaagaaaatggagaattTCAAAGAGTCGAACCAAACATAATAATGAAAGATTTCTGCATGATATATGACGATGATCTGTTTGAATGTCCGCCCATCCAAAGTAAATACTTCTGCGAATTTTTGGACTCTCTTGAAAAACACGGCGCTAACCAACAGGTCATCGCTTCAATGAAGAGGCTCAACCCTGCAAACGGTGATACACCGGATAAGTTGTTTCGGTTGCTTCTCAAACATTGCCGGCGAAATGACGAAAATCCAGACGATTCCGATGTGAAATTATTTGTAAACCTATATTCTATTGATCTTTGCTGGTTGGCTGAATGGATAGAAGAACACAATAGTCGAAATCTAAGTCCCATCTTCTACTTGAATATCGTCAAAGCTGGACTACCCGTCGACTGGATACGCGATTTTTTAATGCTTGAAATTTGCGATCGGTTTACGGAGGATGATTCTGATGTTCGTACTATCCGCTCTATAAAAGATTGTGTGAAGGATATAGTCAATGGAATGCCGTCTCTGGTGCCTCTATTACGCAAATTGATTGCCACATCCGACAGCTGTTCCGCACTACAACCCCAGAATTTATTGCGACTCCTGGAATTGATAGCAAAGGATCTCAAACAAGGTGACGGAATTACAAGTCAGCAATTGCCGGAGCTCCAACTGCTGCCTCTCAGCGATTGGTTTTACcatttaaaaagtaaaaggTGGGAAAGAAGAATCAATCTGCTGTCCATCAGCGATTTGAATACtgaaaaagagaataaaaaactaaaaaaagaggCCGTTTACTTGTTACTGGAACTCGAATCCCAAAATGATGAAGATCATTGTGACAAGTTATTAAAAGAAGTTAAGGAATTGAAGACTGCTGTTATTCTTTTGCAAGACGCCCTGCATTCGAAAGCGACTCCTAGTCAAGAATATGACGAAAGAAACATTGACGATATCATCGAGAAGATGAAAATAGATGTGCCTCAGGATAATGAGTCAGACATAAACAAATCATATCACACGAGCTTGGCTGCAGTGGAAAAAAACGTGAAAGACTCTAAATCAATGTCAGACCAAATGAAGAAATCTGACGAACAAGAATACAAGCTATCTGAGGAAAGAATTAAGAAACTGATCAAGCAATGGCAGAAAAATGGTTTAGAACTGAACGATGAATCAGTTGTTGATTTTGTCTACGTCTACGATTACGCCGTACAGAAGACGTGCACGAAGAAAGGAGacaaacaaatatttcaaCTACGTGACACCCAGAGAGTGACGATCATGGCATTGCTGctgaaatcagaaaaaaaaatcacgttaACGCAAGTGTCAACTGGGGAAGGCAAATCACTGATTGTCACTGGTGTCGCAATTGCGTTTGCCCTTTGtcgaaacaaagaaaaaaagaacaagaaaattgACGTTATTACAAGCAATGACGTGCTGGCTCACCGTGATTCTGCAACGTCGGTGGCTGATGGTGGGCTGCGGGACCTTTATGAATATTTTAATGTAAGCGTAGCAAACAATTGCAGTCAATGGGTGGACGAACGAGCCCTAGCCTACAATGCAGCAGTCGTTTATGGACAATTGGCGAATTTCCAGCGAGATTATTTACTGGATACGTTTTACGGCCATAACATACGCGGTGACCGCACAATGGACCTCATTGTTATTGATGAAGTCGATTGCATGTTGCTCGATCGCGGCAACAATGTGCTCTACCTATCGCACGACATCCCTGGCATGGAGATGCTGGAATCTCTGTACGTTTTCATTTGGGAGAAAATACGCAGCTCTTCAATCGATTCGGATAAGCTAGCAGTACAAGAATTAGTTAAATCTGCTGTTCTCCACGACCTGTATGGTGTTATAAGTAAAGACGATTTGGAGTCCATTTCTGATTTCCTGAAAGACAAGCCATCGGAAAAGAATGCACTATGGGATCACTTAATTGAGACAAAAGTCATCAACTCACAGGGACATTTGCTGATAGAAGGCAATATTGAAAACATCAAATTTAAGCCACAAATGGATCCCAAGATTCGGTTTTATCTTCGTAGCGTGGCTAAACGTGAACGGAATATTCAAATACCTACGCATTTGATGTCATTTGTCGAACTTCATATTGACACTTGGATAAATAATGCCATGAAAGCATTGGAACTGCAACGTGATGAGGACTATGTCGTCGATCAAGACCGAACAGACACCAGCCCAGATCTCAATCCTCAAGTGATTATCATCGACAAGGACACGGGGATCGATCAGATCTCGTCGCAATGGGATGGAGCACTGCATCAGTTTATTCAGCTAAAAGAAGGCTGCAAGTTGACGTCACAAAGTCTAAAAGCCAGTTTCGTTGTGAACTCGATATATATCCAGACTTACGTAAAGGTGGCAGGAGTTTCAGGTACCCTGGGATCCAAAACAGAACAATTGTTTATGCAAAACAAATACGAAAGCTGTCAGTTTGTTATTCCCACAGCTTTCAAGAAACGTTTCCACCTGAAACCGACGCAAGTCTTTAAATCAAAGGCCCACTGGCTCCATGCCATCGTCAAAGAAGCACGACAGATTATTCCTCCTGGCCATAAAAATAAAGCTCGTTCCATCGTCATCTTTTGTCAATCAATCCAAAATGTGAACATTGTCCACAGTTATCTAAAAAACGCTGTGAAGTCGGAGCTCAATGACAACCACATCCATTGCTACACACGTGATTATGAGAAGTTTGCTTTCGAAGGCAAATCCCTTGAAGTCGGTCACGTGATCATCGCCACTAACTTGGCGGGTAGAGGTACAGATATAAAAATAAGCGAGCAATTGAAAGAGAACGGAGGTCTACACATCTGTCTGacttttttgccaaaaaacGAACGGATTGAAGAACAAGCGATGGGGCGTTCAGCTAGGAATGGAGCACCTGGAAGCGGAGTCTTCCTCTTGTACGAAGAGTCGTCTTCAGGAAAAAAATGGGGTTCCGAAAAATGGTTCAGCATGAAAGAAGAGCGTCATTGGAAAGAAAGACTACGGATATCCTGTTTAGAAGACGAATTTGATAGCATGGAAATGGATCGAAGTTTTTTTGAGGAATTGTTGGATTATTACACTGAACTGAAACGAGAACTGAAAAGCCAAAAACGTGAAGATCAGGAAATAAAAACACTTTCCGACAGTGTGCTGGACAAATGGGCTTTGTGGCTTGACCAAAGTGGGGACCCTATAAGTATGACCTGTTTCtattttgttgattttctcGGTAAATTTCCTGCTGGACTTGGATTGCCAGAATTCAAAAGGACCGACACCAATTGGATGACTCCAATTCGTTCTCTTGCCATGGCCAAACATCTGGCTGTACAAAAGTCATCTCAGTCTCAGTCGACGGCAGTTGAAATTCTGAATCGAGTCATCGCTTCAAAGGATGGTTCTTTGTATCCAGCTGCTCATTACTACCttgctttcattttgtttgaagAGGATTTTGAggataacaaaaacaaattcattcaAATTTTGCAAACGTGTGAAACTATTTTGAACAATCACATAAACATGCACTTGTCCTTTTATCGCAAAGTCGCCCATGCAGCGCCTGAGCAAACCCCGTCGTTCTGCGTCGTCGACGCCtataaacagcaaaaaaacaatatgGTGAAGATCCTCGAATATTTCATCGGTTCCGTCCGGGCTTTACTTGGCAGTCATTATTGCTCAGCCTCTAATCTCAAGGAAGCTGGGCGAGATCCCCCCGAAAAACTTGGAGTcgtcaaaatgaaaatgaaagaagctGAAACATTcatacagaaaaaaattgcttccCATATCCCGcgttttcagaaaaaaaggaaaccaaatGATGAACCTAAACGCCACAAAATTCATCCCGAAAAAGCGGACAAACTCTTTCAATCGCTGGTCAAAGAAGAGTTCATCACCTGTCAGCTCAACGACATTCATACAGTCCCTAATCGGAACGCCATCATTCAGGAAGTAGCCGACGAATACGGAATCAAGAATTTGTTAGAAAATTTAGAGTCCGTCTTTGGGGAGAACTTAATTGAGGAGCAGATCGAGACaaaactcaaaaaaaaaaatttgattccgTGCACGAGAAAGGCGTTTTGGGAGAAGTTGAAGAAAGCAGGTGCACTAGAAGCGGTGAAAGGTGGATTGTGCTCTAAGATGAAATGCGTCATCATGTTGGAATCCGAATGCAATGTCGAACCAAGTAAACCGAACAGCCAAAAACTCGATCGAGATAGACGGATCAACATTGAAGACTTTAAGTTTGGATTGGATTCTTTCGATGAGCACAACTGTCTAAACGTGCTGTACAACCCAATTTACGACAGCATGAGTGACTTATTGAAGCAGAAGAAAATCATGTTCAGCAAAGAGTACGTTAAAAAACAACTCGGCGAAGAAGAGTATCGACGCCGCAAGGAGAAATTTGAATCCAATCAAATTGCACAGCTTAACCTCGACAAACTTGACCTCGACAAACTTGAAAGGGTCAGTTTGAAATTTTCTGACCCGTTGGGGAAGCATGATTTGGAGCGAATCAACATAAATTCTAGTGGCGAGCAGGATGGCGTTTGGAATGCGCTAGTTGATCAGAAAATCATTGACTCAAATGGAAAATTATTGCCCAACTTCCAAAAATTCAGTTATCCAGAATGTCCAGCTTATGAGAAACCTGTCATGCGTATGATTGGGAGAACTTTTGTGGCTGAAATAGTCAAAAGTCAATGGCTAAGGCTAAAGGCTGACAAAAATCCCAATTGTTTGAAAGCCATAAATTTGCTACCATTGAAACCCTATCGAGATATGCTTGGCGATTTGATGGCTGCCCACGTCATATCTGGTGCTCGAGTGACGGAAAATACAAAACTCATCGAGGAGAAAACTAATGCACTTGAAGACAAAGACGAGGGTGCATGTGTTCGCAAGTTTCTGAAAAACCGCCAAGCTGTTTATGCTCCCaagatgaaaaaatatgaCGTTTATCTTGACTTGATCGAAATGGATATTCGAAAGATTCCAAACACCGAGAACATTTCTACGGAACTTCATAGTTTCGATCTCGTAGGGTTCAATCACGTCATTGACATTAAGGATCGAGAAATGTCATGGAAAACATACCTGAGAGCAATTGGGGCCGGTGCTGTTGGTATCGCTTCGATTGGTGGTGGAGTTTTCTTGATTCACGAAAAACTACTATCCATTGGACTAagcaagaatttattgttcATGGGAGGAGCATCAGACATTTTGTACGCCATAACGGCCATCCTGACGCGCAGCAACTTCACGTGGGCCGATTACACTCGTCAAAGGCTAATGAGTGCCATAGGAAAGGCAGAACCCATGGACATgatcaaaacaattttcaaattgTACAGTTCAACTGAAAACGCTGATTTCAGAGAGGCAATTCAATTGGCCGTCGGCGAGGAAAGATGGAAACGACAAGGCAGAAGTCAAACAGACAGAGATGGTGAAGTTCCATCAGGCGGAACTCTAGAGAGGATTGGATTGAAGAAACACAAAACCGAGTTTTACTTCCACAGCCAACTCCATTATCTTTTACAAGATTTTGGCATCTTTATACatggaaaaacaaagaaatgccTCGCCAAAAACTTGAACGAAATCCGAGAAAGACTGACCCAATTCAAACATCTTCCCGGACTCGAAACATCCCAGCATTTGGTTAGAGAGAAgatgaataaatttatttcTGATTGGGCTACAGAAGGACACAAGTGGGTCAGTGAAATCACCACTGCCATGACTTCAAAACTGGACGAGATTCATATGGTCCTCCAACAAACAGGAGAAATTCCATTGACACAAGAAATAGCTGATGAAGGGATCCGCGAAATGGAACCGATTTTCCATGACTATGAGGTGCGAATCAGATTGATACGCGTGACTGTCACCTGCATTAGCGAATTTCTATCAGACCTGAAGAATTATGACAAGCCCAAAGTTGCAAGAGCTGAAGACATCGGCGTAAAGGAAGCATTTAAGCGTTTTCAGGAAAGGATGCTGGCTGACATAGAGGCTGAGCTGGAAAGACAGGTGGACAAGATTCTGGACTCTTTGAGGGAAAAAATTCATCGAGTCGCCTCTAACCAAGTCTCTAATTTAGCCAATATTAATTCGGAAATATTCACCACTTTTTTGCAGTTTACTTAA